The proteins below come from a single Nitrospinota bacterium genomic window:
- the fmt gene encoding methionyl-tRNA formyltransferase, with translation MKIVFMGTPKFALATLKVLVASEHQILAVVTQPDRPKGRGQELTASPVKTFALQSGIDVLQPEKASAAEFVATLSDLQPDVIVVVAYGQILRMQVLEIPRLFCMNLHSSLLPKYRGAAPINWAIINGEKESGVTTMKMDAGMDTGDILIIAKIPIADADNAQTLHDKLAAAGAALVLETLRRAENNSLTPIVQDSSQASLAPKLKKEDGLIHWEKDAVSLRNQVRGLEPWPGAFTYFNSKRLRLCAVETTAGEPADRPGEVARITDHGIEVGTGKGRLIITELQPEGKKRMSAKSFLAGNKIIKGEKFETSLPPCIPNTN, from the coding sequence ATGAAAATCGTCTTTATGGGAACCCCTAAATTCGCTCTTGCTACGCTAAAAGTTCTGGTCGCCTCCGAGCATCAAATTCTCGCGGTCGTCACTCAGCCCGATCGCCCCAAAGGCCGAGGCCAGGAGCTGACGGCCTCGCCGGTAAAAACCTTTGCCCTACAATCCGGCATCGACGTTCTCCAGCCTGAAAAAGCCAGCGCCGCCGAATTCGTCGCAACCCTCAGCGATTTACAGCCCGATGTGATCGTCGTTGTGGCTTACGGTCAGATCTTGCGAATGCAAGTTCTCGAAATTCCCCGCTTGTTTTGCATGAATCTACACTCGTCTTTGCTTCCCAAATACCGTGGAGCGGCCCCCATCAACTGGGCCATCATCAACGGCGAGAAAGAAAGTGGCGTCACCACCATGAAGATGGATGCAGGCATGGACACCGGCGACATCCTTATTATCGCAAAAATCCCGATCGCGGATGCGGACAACGCCCAAACCCTGCACGACAAACTGGCCGCAGCCGGCGCGGCGCTTGTTCTCGAAACTCTCAGGCGAGCCGAAAATAATTCCTTGACCCCTATCGTCCAGGATTCCAGTCAGGCCTCACTCGCCCCCAAACTTAAAAAAGAAGACGGACTGATTCATTGGGAAAAGGATGCCGTGAGTCTGCGCAATCAGGTCCGGGGGCTGGAACCCTGGCCAGGAGCATTCACGTATTTTAATTCCAAACGGCTCCGCCTGTGCGCCGTCGAAACCACAGCGGGAGAGCCTGCGGATCGTCCCGGTGAAGTGGCTCGCATCACCGACCACGGGATTGAGGTTGGAACCGGCAAGGGACGGCTCATCATCACCGAGCTGCAACCGGAAGGAAAAAAGAGGATGTCCGCTAAAAGTTTCCTGGCCGGAAATAAAATTATCAAAGGGGAAAAGTTTGAAACCAGTTTGCCCCCCTGTATACCCAACACAAATTAA
- the def gene encoding peptide deformylase produces MPILTIKNWLDPVLRKKGEPIENIDDSIVTLSKNMFETTLDARGAGLAANQVGLPYNLFVVDMGIEKGEHDLITVINPVITAMEGEEISEEGCLSIPEVYAEVKRALKVELKGIDLNGNEVRYEAEGFIARAFQHEMDHLNGSLFWDNLGKFKRDSLKRKFKKKQKELKA; encoded by the coding sequence GTGCCCATTTTAACCATCAAAAACTGGCTGGACCCCGTTTTGCGAAAAAAAGGGGAACCCATTGAAAATATTGACGATTCCATTGTGACTTTGTCTAAGAATATGTTTGAAACTACTTTGGACGCCCGTGGAGCCGGTCTGGCAGCCAATCAGGTGGGTCTTCCCTACAACCTGTTCGTGGTGGACATGGGCATCGAAAAGGGAGAGCACGACCTGATCACCGTGATCAACCCGGTCATCACGGCGATGGAAGGTGAAGAAATCAGCGAGGAAGGCTGTCTGAGCATCCCCGAAGTGTATGCCGAGGTCAAAAGAGCCCTGAAGGTAGAACTCAAAGGCATCGACCTCAACGGCAACGAAGTCCGCTATGAGGCGGAAGGGTTTATAGCGCGCGCCTTTCAACACGAAATGGACCATCTCAACGGGTCCTTGTTCTGGGACAATCTGGGAAAGTTCAAACGGGATTCGCTCAAACGAAAATTTAAAAAGAAGCAGAAAGAGCTGAAAGCATGA